A stretch of the Aegilops tauschii subsp. strangulata cultivar AL8/78 chromosome 4, Aet v6.0, whole genome shotgun sequence genome encodes the following:
- the LOC109783842 gene encoding protein VERNALIZATION 2: protein MPMSCSLCGASNCPHHMNSPVLHHHHHHQEHRLCEYQFFAQGQHHHHHGAAADYPPPPPANCHHRRSWTAPFHETAAAGNSSRLTLEVDAGGQHTAHLLQPPAPPRATIVPFCGGAFTSTISNATIRTIDTEMMVGAAHNPTMQEREAKVMRYREKRKRRRYDKQIRYESRKAYAELRPRVNGRFVKVPEATASPSPPTSPYDPSKLHLGWFR from the exons ATGCCCATGTCATGCAGTTTGTGCGGCGCCAGCAACTGCCCGCACCACATGAACTCAcccgttcttcatcatcaccaccatcatcaggAACACCGACTGTGCGAGTACCAGTTCTTCGCCCAAggccagcaccaccaccaccatggtGCGGCAGCGGACTACCCACCGCCACCGCCGGCCAACTGCCACCACCGCAGATCATGGACCGCACCATTTCATGAAACAGCAGCTGCAGGGAACAGCAGCAGGCTCACGCTGGAGGTGGACGCGGGCGGACAACACACGGCTCACCTGCTGCAgccaccggcgccgccaagaGCCACCATC GTGCCATTCTGCGGGGGTGCATTCACCAGCACTATTAGCAATGCAACGATCAGGACAATTGATACAGAGATGATGGTGGGGGCTGCCCATAATCCGACGATGCAGGAGAGAGAGGCGAAGGTGATGAGGTACAGGGAGAAGAGGAAGAGGCGGCGCTATGACAAGCAAATCCGCTACGAGTCCAGAAAAGCTTACGCCGAGCTCAGGCCACGGGTCAATGGCCGCTTTGTCAAGGTACCCGAAGCCACCGCGTCGCCATCACCCCCAACTTCGCCCTATGATCCTAGTAAACTTCACCTCGGATGGTTCCGGTAG